The following is a genomic window from Neofelis nebulosa isolate mNeoNeb1 chromosome 12, mNeoNeb1.pri, whole genome shotgun sequence.
GAGGCTGCTGCACAGAGGGAGGACCAGGGTGAGCAGGCTGGGTCCTGGGCAGGGCAGCCAGTGTCCTATCTGGGAGGGGCCTTAGAGACCAGTGGGTGTAGAGGTcctgatggagaaactgaggcccagagactggGAGAGACCCGGAAAACTGAGTCCTAACCTCCTACTTAGGTGGGTTTAAATCCTGTGGAGGGAAAGCGTCACATATCATAACTTTCTATCTCCAGAACTCATCATCATCATGACGgtggtttttcacttttttattgagCCCTTTGTGTGctttaatttagtttttcatttacttattttgattttactttatttatttatttatttatttatttatttatttaattttttaaaagtaagctctatgctcaAGGTGGGTCTTGATCTTACGACCCTGATATCacgagttgcatgctctactgactaagccagccaggcgtcctttattttgattttataatagaatttggggtttttttggggggagagggggtgcctgggtggctcagtcagtggagcatcagTTGACTCTTGGTTGCGTtttggtcacgatctcacaatttgtgagggctctgcgctgacagcgtagagcctgcttgggattctctctgtccctcttgctctgcccctcccccctcaggctcgtgctctctttctctctctctcaaaatgaacattttttaaaaagaaacgatttctttaaaaaaggattcGTCTTTTTATATCATTAAATAATAGCTGCTCAAAACAATCtcccttcctggggcacctgggtggttcagtcagttaagcatctgactcttggtttcagctcaggtcgtgatctcacggttcgtgggatcgagccccacatctgtgctgtgagcacagagcctgtctgggattttctctctctctgcccctgccctgctcttgtgcaagctcactctctctctttctcaagataaatgaacttaaaaataaaatctccctcCCCACAAAAATATAGACaactagaaagaagaaagaaaaaattccagCAAACGTTGCAGTGAAAGTTTCTCCAGATATGATGTTGTACCCACTTATACATATGCAGAGAACATACAGATACAGTTTTATAAAGTGAGACCACTTTATCCGTGAGCTTCTGGACCTGGTTTTTCTCATCCCACATTGAACCCTGGGTGTCCTTGCACATCGGTACGTCTGGATCTACCCTAACAAATTGTGTCTTTTCTCCTCGTCTAGACCCAAACCTCAGGAGGGTTAGGGCATCATAACCTCTAAGCCCATTGGTGATGGTGACAGTGGAGACAGAAACTGAGCATGTCAGCTGTTTTACACACCAGGGAAGCCCTTCATGGGTGTTCCGTCCTGTGGCTCCCATTGGACGACTGCGGGAGGGAAAGTATGGTGGTCCCTCTAGAGCTAGACAGCCTGAACCCAGATCTCGCTGTCTTGCtttttgtgtgaccttgggccacaTGTTTGACCTCTTTGGGCCACAGGTTCTCCATGTCTCGATGGGTATCATGGTAATACTTTTTAGGGTTACTGGGTAAATGCACACATATAAAGACGCTAATAATAGCTCtctttattatccccatttgacagcTGGAAATGGAGGCGGTAAGGGGCGGAGCCAACCTATGAACTTAGGCCAATGTCTCTAACCACTCCCCAGTCTTACCCAGGGGTGTGCCCTGCTCATGGGAGCCTTGGAGACCGCTGGGTCCGTTTTCTTCTTGGGGAGAttgaggcctggagaggggagTTGGATCTGATTTGCCGGCCTCAAAATTCCTCCCAGAGGGAAAGTTGTCTAACTCTGAGCCCTGGGATTGGAGGAAGTGAAGGGAGAGCACAGCCCTGGCCCCCCTGGCCACGAACAACCTTCCCCTGCCCAGGTCGGCCTTACACCCTGAGCGTGGCCCTGCCGGGCTCCATCCTGGACAACGCCCAGTCACCGGAGCTTCGCACCTACCTGGCTGGCCAGATTGCCAGAGCCTGCACCATCTTCTGTGTGGATGAGATTGTGGTGTTCGATGAAGAAGGCCAAGATGCCAAGTGAGGAGCCATCCAACAGGGCAGCCGggctcagggaggagggaggggctgctaGGACTGGCTTTGCTGCATTCTTTTTGCCTCCTGCTTGCCTGTGCTGGGAAATGTCTGAAATGCCCCCGGTGAATCTGGCGGGAAGAGTCGCAGAGCAGGGGACCACAGAGGTCAGACTGGGTGGAGGAGCTCTCGAAGGGAGGGCAGTAGGCTCTGGAAggcctgtctttctctctccaggaCTGTGGAGGGTGAATTCAGGGGCGTTGGCAAGAAGGGGCAGGCGTGCGTGCAGCTGGCCCGGATCCTGCAGTACCTGGAGTGTCCACAGTAAGGGGGTGAAGGGCAGACTGGCCTGCGcgtggtggggtggggcagggtggtgAAGGTGCAGGTCAGGCAGGAGGTGGCCTCCCCTGGGAACTTTCTGAGATCCGCGTTCTTTGCTAGGTACCTAAGAAAGGCGTTCTTCCCCAAGCACCAGGATCTCCAGTTTGCAGGTAAGGCCGGAGTGGGGGCTGACCCCCATTTCCCATGGATCACCCCCCAGACTCCGAGAAATTGCTGTGCCGGTGGGAGAACGGGCCCAGGCAGGGCAAGGCCTGTGCATGGTGGCAAGCGGCAGGTCTGTGGCAGACCTGAGGCTTGGAACTCCATACCACCGTGTGCTTTTGCACCCCTTCCACCCACAGGGCTTCTGAACCCCTTGGACAGCCCTCACCACATGCGTCAGGATGAGGAATCCGAGTTCAGAGAAGGCATCGTGGTGGACCGGCCCACCCGGCCAGGCCACGGGTCCTTTGTCAACTGTGGCATGAAGAAGGTAGGAATTGGGAGGGTGGGTTGAGACATACATTGGGGACATACCCTGGCTATGGAAGGCAGTGGGGAGCCCTGGACCCAGGCTTCTGTGCCTGGTCTTTCTCCACTGATGCAGGTTTCGGCCAGAGAAGTGCCCCGCAACAGGGCTCAGTAGATAAAGCCAGGAACAGATCGACTGTTTCCTGAAAACTAAATGAACAGGAGACAGTTCTCATGCTCAAACCCAACCCAGCCCAACCCTGCAGCAGCGAGTCCAGAATCCCTCTGGGGCGGCTCCAGCGAGCATGCAGACCCACCCTGGGCCTGGCACATTCATCTGCCACCTGGCTACGCTCATTTCTCCTGGAGTCAGAGGCAGAAACACTTCCATGTGTGGGGTCCCCTCTCCCCGCAAAAAGAGCAGACCAGGATGACCCAGACCCTGACCGCAGACGAAAGGAGAAAACACGAGAAGCGTCTAAAGGGAAAGGAAGCGCCCCGTGTCCTGAATTCAGAATTGGCATGAGACGCAGACATCAGCTGTTCTCCATCCCATCTCCCATTTACCTCATGCCCGGCCCTGGGCAGTATAGCAGTAGCTGTTGTTTATGGAGAGTTTCCTGATTGACAGATGAAGAGagcgaggctcagagaggctatgTGGCCCGCTCAAACTGctgcagctagtaagtggcatGGCCACTTCTGTTCAAAGCAAAGACTGGGATCTCATCTCACGAAACactgcctactctgtgccaggcccagaGCATTCATCTCTGCCCAGTGCCCTGGGGTAGTCATCTGGCACGAATGGTCTCTTGTGAGCAGGTCTGGCGCAGGTGCCAGAGAAAGGGGATGGAGGTTGACCTGGACCCCTCAGGTGCCTGGccagcccccgcccccatgcCCCCACATCGGGGAGAGCAGTGACCCCTGCTGGTCCTGTGGGGAATAGCACCCATTTCTCCTGGCTTCTCCCTAGGAGGTGAAGATTGACAAGAACTTGGAGCCTGGACTTCGGGTGACCGTGCAGCTGAACCAGAAGCAGCTCCCAGGTATCTGGAAGCTTCCCAGCATGGCCAGCATTTGGGCTCGGAGCCGCCTCCTTCCACCTCCTTGTCCCTCACCCCATCTTCACAGCCTCTCCGCTTCATCTGCAGAAAGCAAGACCTACCGGGGCAAAGTCGTGTCTTCGCAGGACCCTCGCACCAAAGCCGGTCTCTACTGGGGCTACACAGTCCGGCTGGCTTCCTGCCTCAGTAAGGACGGAGTTTCCTCCTTTGAATATCTGGCCTCTCTCTGGGAGGCTACGGAGACCCTTGCCTGACCCAAAAGGCAGACTAGGGGCTTTGTCCTACCAccttactgtgtgaccttaggcaaatgcctttccttctctgggcctccgtcTCCCTGAGTGTGCTGCCTGGAATATTGTGAAGGACTTCTGAGAGAAAGGATTGTGATCGATTAGTAATGTCTGTCGTGGGGCTGGGAATAGGACATAAGGACAGATAGGAGTTCTGAgagctccttcctccccaccctccacttgGTTTCCCCAGTCTAGCACAGGCATGGTCTCCTGGACTTCCCAGGAACAGTGGAGGGCCTGGGTGTGCCTCCCTTGCCCGAGTCcccttctccatccctcccccaggtatacatatacacatagcTAAGTGGCTATGTGGGTCTCTCCCCCAGGTGCCGTGTTTGCTGAGGCTCCCTTCCAGGACGGGTATGACCTGACCATCGGGACATCAGAGAGAGGCTCAGATGTGGCGTCTGCCCAGCTTCCCAGCTTCAGGTGGGTATAGcctggggcaggggccggggAAGGAGGAACCAGCCGGAAAcagtctggggggtggggggggggagtgataTGCAGAGCTGTACGGGCTGAGCCCCTACTGCATACCGGGAGGTGGGGACTGAGTGCTCTGGGGAGCTGCATGCAGCGTGGCCTCAGCGAGCAGTCACTGATCCCCTCTTACGGGCACAGGCATGCTCTCGTGGTGTTCGGGGGCCTCCAGGGGCTGGAAGCTGGAGTGGACGCAGACCCCAACCTGGAGGTGGCTGAACCCAGCGTCCTCTTTGATCTGTATGTCAACACGTGCCCCGGCCAGGGCAGCCGCACCATCCGCACCGAGGTGAGCCCGGTGATCCCGTCTGCCTCCCCGCTCTAGCCCCAGGCCGTCCTCCAGGTTCTGCCACCAGCCAGGGGTGTGTCCAACGGGAGTGCggctctcccctgcccaccctgctcAAGGTTGTCTCGAGCCAGCCTGCCCTGGAGATGGGTTCCTCACTACCTCAGTCTCTGACCACAGCAGATTCCAGCAGGGACCGCGTATGAGTGAGCAGGGAGTCAAGAACCCTGGGTGCTCGTGGCCCTCCAGCTGCTCCCAGGCTGGGTGACCCAGGAGACCctggccaccccccaccctgagcctcggtttccccagctGTACTCTCTGTGTTGCACTTCCTCACGCGTGACGGTGGCGGGCAGGGCGGTCCTTCCCACTGGGCCTCACTGGCACCTCAGTCCTGTGGGGCGCAGTGTGTAGCTAGCTCTGGGAGCCTCAGTCCTGGGCATCCGTGGAACCCGTGGGCCCACTTGTGAGGCCAGCACAGGCAGCACACTGTAGGCACTTGGCTTCCATTACTGTCAAAGGGTGGGGAGTACACAGGTGGACTGCCCCAGTCTGTCCCCAGGGGTCCTGCAGGGGCCACACCCTCCCAGcaggaaccccccacccccaccctgtacCAGGGGCTGTGAACTGCCTGTCGCCTTCGCTAATCCTGACCCTGGGAGGCAGGTATTATTCTGACCATCCTCTCTTTAGAGGGAgacactgaggaacagagaggcaaGGCCCTTCCCTGGTGGGGCACGCAGCCAGCCGGGGTCAGATCAGCAGGGTGAAGCTGAGCCTGCTCTGAACTTCCTTGGGGCTCTGCTGAGGGCAGCAGGCCCTGGGGGGTTGGGCACGGCGAGGCTGGGGGCCGGGCTCCCTCCAGCCTCCCGGGCCCCAGCCTGTTGCTTTCCTCCCCAGGAAGCCATCCTCATTTCCCTGGCCGCCCTGCAGCCTGGCCTCACCCAGGCGGGGGCCCGTCAGGCCTACGACAGCAGAGCAGCAGCAGGGAAGCCAGAGGTTCCTGGGGTTCCCCCGGGACAGACACAGCCATGACTTGTCTCCAGAAATCACCACCTTTAATGCAGCCCCACCCCCGCAGTCTGGCAGGGCTGTGGCCTTCACTTGCTGCCTGCAGTGACGGCCTTTAGGCTGCCTGCCCGTGCCAGAATATTTGGCACGAAGAGCAGCCCCGAAGCCCGCTCGATGCTCTCGATGGGCACCAGGAAGCGCTCCAGCGGAACCGCCTCGTCCACGGGAGCGTTGGGCATCACGTAGGAGCGGAGTTCGATTTGCCCGCCTGCGGCCTCCAGGATCAGCACCTTGAAGAAGTGGGTGGGCACCGCCACGTGGTTCTTCCCGATGACCTGATACTTCACATAGGACTTCCCGTCAGCCTCCGTCCTGCGGGCAGAGCCGGGCACACATGGCCTTTCAGGGCTCCCAGGGCGTCTGGTCGGACCCACGGCTGCTGCCCTGACCTGACTTCCAACTTGTGTCAGCCTGTAGGACTGCCACCTCAGCGCGAGGCTTCCGTGCCCTTCTTGGCTCCCCAGGAGGCTGGGATCTCCCTGCAGGGTGAACACTCTCCTACCCTGTTTTCCTCGTGCCCAGCACTGGGTCAGGCAGGGCAGGTGACAGCAGTAAACGTTACTCAGAGAATTGGGCCTTGTGGACATTCACCTTCGCTCCTGCAGACACGTGCTTACGCTCTACCTACCCCTGCGGAGGGCGAGCACCAAGTGGGCAAGGCCCATGAGCCCTGAATCCCCTGTGCCAGCACAGGCACTGGTGTCCGGAACACTGGCCAGGTGACTTCCGGTCTTCCCCGTGTCAGCAGGCCGTCGAAGGCACTTGCAGTGACCATCCCCCCGCCTTTTGACTCCTAAGCGACCATGAGGTGGGTAGtggctattatccccattttacaggagagGATATTGAAGTCACTTGCCCACTCCTCTAGAGATCAGGTGATAGGCCCTGGATTCCTTCTCAGGCCTGTGGACCTTGCCGTAACCTTTTGCCTCTATCTCGATCTTCAGTAGGCCAGAAAAATCACTGAGCATGCCCAGAGGAGCTCAGTCCCTTccacctgggaggcagggctACAGAGGGCCCAGAGTGGAGGCtcagggtcagggagagggagttcaaaccctggctccagggtgaggagggtgaggagggtgaggaggattGTTCCAAGCAGAGGAGACCGAAGGCAAGAGCCTGACCTGACGAAGGCTTTTCTATCTGGGTAGAACGGAGTCGGGTGTGCATGGCAAGAGGTGAGGtaggagagaggaacagaggcagATTTGGGGCCTGGTGCCATGCACAGAGGAGACACGGTCTAGGTGGGTACCCGACAGGTCTCTGGCTGTTGAAGTGGAATTAGGGGGCCTAAAGTAGGGAACGGACAGGCTTGTGAAGAAACCAGATAACGTGACCTGGCACTGAGTGTGGACCCAGGGGCTGAGGCAAGCCTGAATGGTGAGAGTGGCAGGAAGGGGCCTCTAGGGAACGGGAGGCCCTGGcatccccagcccccactccagCTCTAGCCTTACCTGGGCAGGAAGAGCGGCCCTGTGCACACATAGACATTTTGGTAGGTGCGGGTCAAGCTGCGGCTGTACTTTTCCAGGTTGTTCCAAGCATTCTGGTtgaggtggggcacctggttggaGACGTGGGGctcagaggctggggctggggcccttCCCCCACTGTCAGAGGGCGGGAACTGACACCAGGCTGGGACAGTCCAGCGGGGAGTGGGGTGGGCAAGCATGCTGAGGAAACCGAGGTTCAAGGAAGGAGAGATTCCTTAAGGCCACCTGGCCATGAGGGTGGAGCCAGAGAGAGCTCGGCGGGTGCCAGCCTGTCCCCCGTCTGGAATGGGACAACCAGCATCCCAGGATCAGAAATGCTTCTCAGCTGCAAAGGGCTCTGCTAAGGAAAGGGGCACTTCTCCCTCTTCAGAGAAACAAGCCTCCCGGCCAGTCCCCAGGGGCTCACGGGAAGGCCAGTTCTCCAACCCTACCCACTCCTTTGCCAGTTTGAACCACATGCAAAGCCTGGCTGGAAGTCATGGATTGCTCCTGACTCCGTCCCTTGAGCTCTCCAATGTCCTAAATGAGCAGGGGACTGAGGCCCTAAAAGAGCAGAAGTCAGAAGGGAGGCTCAGACCCCAGGGGCTTCACTCAGAGCCCCAGGTCAAGTCTCCAGGCCCCGCTGGGAACAGGCCTAGAGGCAGGGCACACAGTGACTGCTAACCGCTGACTATGCTAGTTATTTTCCTTAGACTCCTGTAAGGCTGGCAGGGTAGGGACAATGGCTGAAAACCCAGGTTCCTCCAGACAGACTGCCAGGGTCTCCTGCTGTGTGACAGTGGGCCAGTCgctttgcctctctgtgcctcagttccctcattacAGATAGTACTGCTTGCCATGGACCAGGAAGCATGCTCAATACTCTTGTTTGCACTGTCTTCGGTTCCTCGGCGCTACTGCGAGAAAACCGAAGCCCAGGGAGGTGCCCAGAGGCCCACAGTTAGGGTCAGACTGCAGAGCGGGTGCTGGGCGCCCCCGTGCTCGGTGCCTCCCGCCTGGGGCGCGCGGGGTGAGCAGCCAGGCGCCTGAGCCGCGCGCGCACTCGGCAGCTCCCCCGCTCGAGGGGCGAGGCGAGCGCGGGTCGGGGCGCGGGCGCTACCTGGGGCGCGACGTTGCTCAGGTAGAAGGTGTCGTCCATGGCCTTCTGGCTCCAGCGGTGGTTGGCGGCGGCGGCGAGGTGGCCGCGGTCGAAGCCGCTGCCGCGGTAGTCGGCGTTGGTGGCGCGGTGGTACGCGTGCACCGAGTCGTCCTCGCGGAAGTCGCACGAGCGGCGGTCGCCGTCGCCGCAGAGCCGCTCGGGCCGCAGCTGCTCGACCACCCAGAGCGCGCAGCGGGTGCGCGGGTCGTAGCACAGCACGTACGACTCGCGGCTCTTGAGCTGCGCCAGCCCCGGCAGCCCGTACTTGGCCAGCTCGCCGGGGCCGCCGCCCGCCGGGGTCCCGGGCTTCGCGGGCACCGCGGGCAGCTCGGCCGCCGCCGCCACGGGCAGCACGGGCAGCCGGCCCAGGAGCCCCGGCGCCGCCCTCGCGTccgcccgccgccgccaccgccagCCCTCGGCCGCCGCGCCCAGCCCCGCGCCCAGCGCCAGGGTCAGGCCGGCCCGCAGCGCCCGCATGGCGGGGAGCGCGGCCCGCGGCGCACGGGGCACCCCGCGACCTCCGGCGGCCGACCCGCGAGCCTCTTAAAGGGGCCGCgccggcggggccggggccggggccgggtaGGGGCGTGAGGGAGGGGTGCGATGCCCGTCGCGTCCACTCACAAACGTTTCGAGGAACAGGGGACCCAACAGAGCGGGCCTGGACCGGCGCGTAGCGTTAAGTCCCGGCGTCCTTTCTTTGCCCTTTTAAGACGCGCACAGAGGGCGGAGGGTAGGGTGGCACGTGTCACCTCTCCCCTGGCTCGCGACTGGCTGCAGCCGCCcggctccgccccgccccgccccctcccagggctgcctCGAGGGACCCTCCTCCGCGCGGGCCGCAGGAGCTCCCACTTAGCGCCTAGAAGTGTCAGGCAGCTTCCATCGCG
Proteins encoded in this region:
- the SPOUT1 gene encoding putative methyltransferase C9orf114 homolog isoform X2; the encoded protein is MSSHPEKEEKKKWKDLKLMKKLERQRAQEEQAKRQQEEEAAAQREDQGRPYTLSVALPGSILDNAQSPELRTYLAGQIARACTIFCVDEIVVFDEEGQDAKTVEGEFRGVGKKGQACVQLARILQYLECPQYLRKAFFPKHQDLQFAGLLNPLDSPHHMRQDEESEFREGIVVDRPTRPGHGSFVNCGMKKEVKIDKNLEPGLRVTVQLNQKQLPESKTYRGKVVSSQDPRTKAGLYWGYTVRLASCLSAVFAEAPFQDGYDLTIGTSERGSDVASAQLPSFRHALVVFGGLQGLEAGVDADPNLEVAEPSVLFDLYVNTCPGQGSRTIRTEEAILISLAALQPGLTQAGARQAYDSRAAAGKPEVPGVPPGQTQP
- the SPOUT1 gene encoding putative methyltransferase C9orf114 homolog isoform X1, giving the protein MAERVKKRPCGPGEHGQRVEWRKWKQQKKEEKKKWKDLKLMKKLERQRAQEEQAKRQQEEEAAAQREDQGRPYTLSVALPGSILDNAQSPELRTYLAGQIARACTIFCVDEIVVFDEEGQDAKTVEGEFRGVGKKGQACVQLARILQYLECPQYLRKAFFPKHQDLQFAGLLNPLDSPHHMRQDEESEFREGIVVDRPTRPGHGSFVNCGMKKEVKIDKNLEPGLRVTVQLNQKQLPESKTYRGKVVSSQDPRTKAGLYWGYTVRLASCLSAVFAEAPFQDGYDLTIGTSERGSDVASAQLPSFRHALVVFGGLQGLEAGVDADPNLEVAEPSVLFDLYVNTCPGQGSRTIRTEEAILISLAALQPGLTQAGARQAYDSRAAAGKPEVPGVPPGQTQP
- the SPOUT1 gene encoding putative methyltransferase C9orf114 homolog isoform X3, encoding MKKLERQRAQEEQAKRQQEEEAAAQREDQGRPYTLSVALPGSILDNAQSPELRTYLAGQIARACTIFCVDEIVVFDEEGQDAKTVEGEFRGVGKKGQACVQLARILQYLECPQYLRKAFFPKHQDLQFAGLLNPLDSPHHMRQDEESEFREGIVVDRPTRPGHGSFVNCGMKKEVKIDKNLEPGLRVTVQLNQKQLPESKTYRGKVVSSQDPRTKAGLYWGYTVRLASCLSAVFAEAPFQDGYDLTIGTSERGSDVASAQLPSFRHALVVFGGLQGLEAGVDADPNLEVAEPSVLFDLYVNTCPGQGSRTIRTEEAILISLAALQPGLTQAGARQAYDSRAAAGKPEVPGVPPGQTQP
- the ENDOG gene encoding endonuclease G, mitochondrial; its protein translation is MRALRAGLTLALGAGLGAAAEGWRWRRRADARAAPGLLGRLPVLPVAAAAELPAVPAKPGTPAGGGPGELAKYGLPGLAQLKSRESYVLCYDPRTRCALWVVEQLRPERLCGDGDRRSCDFREDDSVHAYHRATNADYRGSGFDRGHLAAAANHRWSQKAMDDTFYLSNVAPQVPHLNQNAWNNLEKYSRSLTRTYQNVYVCTGPLFLPRTEADGKSYVKYQVIGKNHVAVPTHFFKVLILEAAGGQIELRSYVMPNAPVDEAVPLERFLVPIESIERASGLLFVPNILARAGSLKAVTAGSK